In Chlamydia gallinacea 08-1274/3, the sequence AAGTATGCATCGTTTACAGCAAGGACTACCAGGGTATCTAATCCTGTTTGCTCCCCTTGCTTTCGCGCCTCAGCGTCAGGTGTAAATTAGAAAAGCGCCTTCGCCACTAGTGTTCTTCCACATATCTACGCATTTCACCGCTACACGTGGAATTCCCTTTTCTCCATCTACCCTCTAGAAAGATAGTATTAGATGCCGGCTTGAAGTTGAGCCTCAAGATTTAACATCTAACTTTCCTTTCCGCCTACACGCCCTTTACGCCCAATAAATCCGATTAACGCTAGCACCCTCCGTATTACCGCAGCTGCTGGCACGGAGTTAGCCGGTGCTTCTTTACCTGGTACGCTCAAATCGATTGGATATTAGCCAATCTTTCTTATTCCCAAGCGAAAGTGCTTTACAACCCTAGAGCCTTCATCACACACGCGGCGTCGCTTCGTCAGACTTTCGTCCATTGCGAAAGATTCTCGACTGCAGCCTTCCGTAGAAGTCTGGGCAGTGTCTCAGTCCCAGTGTTGGCGGTCAATCTCTCAATCCGCCTAGACGTCAAAGCCTTGGTAGGCCATTACCCCACCAACAAGCTGATATCCCATAGACTCTCCCTTAACCGAAAGGTCCGAAGATCCCCTTCTTTAATATGCTTTAGATGCCTAAACATACCACATTCGGTATTAGCGGTCGTTTCCAACCGTTATTCCCAAGTTGAGGACAGATTATCTATGTATTACTAACCCTTCCGCCACTAAACAACACCGAAGTGTTATTTCGTTCGACTTGCATGCCTCATCCACGCCGCCAGCGTTCAATCTGAACCAAGATCAAATTCTCAGAAAAAAATAAACCTAAAAAACTAACGGATTTTTAAAATCCAAAACAAGCATTTACTGGCCTGCATTCTATCTCATTTGCATTGTCAAGAAGAAAGCCTAAACAATTAAGCCTTCATTTTCCTGCTCACATCGAAGTGTGGGCTATTTCTTCCTTTCGTTTGTGATTCGCAAAAAGAAGAAATCAACATCTTATAAAAAGCCTATTTTTTGCACAACCTATTTCACTCATTTTTTTTCGGAACTATAAAAACCATGACGAAATATTATGCCCTCTGATTATATTCTGAGCAGGAAAATGAAAGCCGCGAGTTTTGCGTATTTTTCATTTTTTTCTGATCTTTGAAAGATAATCAACCCTTACCTTATGCAATTAAAAAAAAAATATATATATTCAGAATATCCTATCCCCTTTCTTTATTCATTATTGGGAACTGTCTTAAGAAACACTTTTGTGTTTTCAACATAAAATTTGATTACATGCTTTCACTTATGGAATATGGGGAATATGGATAGTGTAGTAAGATAGCTTGCAATAACTAAAATCCTCTATCTCTTCCTGATTATTGAGCTATCTTGCCTATATTAAGGTTTTTAGCTTGGATAAATATTATTTTCGGGATAATATTCCATGCGTTATGGCGAACGTAGCTCAGTTGGTTAGAGCGTCGGATTGTGGTTCCGAAGGTCGCGGGTTCAAGCCCCGTCGTTCGCCCTCGTTTATCTTCTTTGTTTCTTTTGTTATTCTTGCTATAACCAAGTATTAGAATAAATTTTCACTCCACTAAAAACTTAGCGTTTATTCATGGCGAAAGAGCAACAAAAGTCCAAATATTCCCTATGGCCTTCCATATCTTGTACCGTAAAAGCTAGCATTTATTTATTTTTGACATGTTTCTCGGGGTTAAGTTTGTGGAGTTTTCACAATAATCAACCCTGCACACAAAACTGGATTGGCCTATTCGGTTGGTTGTTGAGTTTTTTTCTTTTATATTGTTTTGGAGTAGCCTCATTCCTCATTCCCCCATATTTTTTGTGGCTATCCTTCTTACATTTTAAAAACACTCCAACAAAAATTCTGCGCCGTAAAGCACTTGCGTTTGCATCTATTCCTATTTGCTCTGCAATCCTTCTATCTATGTTCTCCCCAGCACGAGTTCTTCCTTTATTTCTAGACTCTCGGCTTCCCAAAAAAGTCGTGCTAGGAATGCATTTTCCTATTTCTTATTTAGGAGGTATTCCTTTTTATAACTTGTATGCTGGCCAATCACTCTGTCTAAAACATTTAATTGGTTCTGTAGGTACTGGTCTTATTTTCTCTTTCATCCTCTTCTTTTCTATTTTCTATCTTTGCGGGGGAATTGTTCTAATTAAAAAAAAAATCCTACAAAAGTTCCTCAAAAACAAACTACATGCTTGCTGGCGTATTTGCAAAAGCATCTTAAAAAGACTCATAAATAAACAAAATTATCTACCTAAGCCTTCACTTAAAGTTCTTTCTCCTACATCAACAAAAATGCATTTACGCTCATTTCCTACACCTACGGTATCTTTGCCCATGGAAGAAAATGAACAATTTGCTCATCGAAATGCTATAGACTCTGGAGATCCAACAACAATCTTTGTAACTCCGCATCCTCAAAAACGTATTCTACCCTCTGTAGACAAAGCACGAGTTACTTCATCAGAGTCAAAAATTGTAGTATTACCACAACATCCCCATGAAAAAATTATTCGACCTTCTCCCCTGCCTGTGTTGAAAAAAGAAAAGTCGGAATTACCTCAATACCATTTGCTAAGTAAAAGCGACAATATCAAACCCGAAGCCCTTTATGAAGAACTTCAAAAAAAGGCTGTGCTCCTACAACAAACATTAGAAAGTTTTGGGATTGAAGCAGCAATAGGTAATATTTCTTTTGGCCCTACGTTAGCAGCATTTGAGGTCCAGCCTAACACAGGGGTTAAGGTTCAAAAAATCAAAGCTTTAGAAAATGACATTGCTTTAAATTTACAAGCTTCCAGTATTCGAATTATCGCTCCAATTCCTGGCAAAGCTGCTGTAGGTATTGAAATTCCCAACCCTTATCCCCAACCTGTAAATTTCCGTGATTTATTAGAAGATTATCAAAAATGTAACCGCAAGTTACAGATCCCTCTTTTACTTGGGAAAAAAGCAAATGGGGAGAATTTTTTAGCAGATTTAGCCACAATGCCGCACTTAATTATTGCCGGAACTACGGGATCAGGAAAGTCTGTTTGCATTAACACTATTGTTATGTCATTAATTATGACATCACTACCTTCGGATATTAAATTAGTCATTGTTGACCCTAAAAAAGTAGAATTAACAGGCTATTCCCAGCTTCCTCACATGTTAACGCCAGTCATTACAGAAGCTCGTGATGCACATAGCGCTTTGATCTGGTTAGTTAAGGAAATGGAATTGCGTTATGAAATTTTACGATTTTTAGGTGTACGTAATATCCAAGCATTTAATTCACGAGAACGCAATATAGAAATTGAAGCTTCTTATGATAAAGAAATTCCAGAAAAAATGCCCTTTATTGTAGGAATTATTGACGAGTTAGCTGACCTCTTGCTTTCTTCTTCTCAGGATATTGAAACTCCCATTATCCGCTTAGCTCAAATGGCTCGAGCCGTAGGTATTCATTTAATTTTAGCTACACAACGTCCCTCACGCGATGTAATTACAGGTTTGATTAAAGCAAATTTTCCCTCTCGAATTGCTTTTAAAGTTGCGAACAAAGTCAATAGTCAAATCATCATTGATGAACCCGGAGCAGAAAATCTCATGGGGAATGGTGATATGTTAGTTGTTTCCCCTTCCTCGTTTGGTGCTATGCGCCTTCAAGGAGCTTATATTTGTGACGAAGATATTAATAAAGTCGTTAAAGATCTGTGTTCTCGTTTCCTAACAAAGTATGTGATTCCTTCATTTGATACTTATGAAACAACTGTCCCCACAAATAGTGAGGAGAGAGATCCTTTATACCATCAAGCAAAAACCTTAGTTCTTCAGACAGGAAATGCCTCCACGACTTTCTTACAACGGAAACTAAAAATTGGCTATGCTAGAGCTGCGAGCTTGATAGATCAACTTGAAGAAGAAAGAATCATTGGTCCCTCAGAAGGAGCTAAGCCCCGCCAAGTATTAATACAAATGCCCCCACAAGAAGGATAGTTTATGGAAGGTTTTTTTCCTTTAGCTTCGAGCTCCAAGGGAAATTGTACGTATTTGGGGACAGAATCTTGTAAAATTCTAATAGATTTAGGAATTAGCAAGCAAATGGTCACTCGTGGTCTTCTTTCCATAAATGTTCATCCTGAAGACATTCAAGCTATTCTTATTTCTCATGAACATTCCGATCATATTTCCGGAATTAAAAGCTTCATTAAAACGTATAATACTCCCATTATCTGTAATTTAGAAACTGCTCGTAGTTTATGCCAGATTCTAGGCATTCATCCAATATTTAAGATTTTCTCTACAGGATCGAAATTTTCTTTTTATGATTTACACATTCAAACCTTTAATGTTCCTCATGATGCTATCGATCCTGTAGGTTTTGTTTTTCATTATCATCAAGAGAAGCTTGGATTTTGTACTGATTTAGGCTGGATAACTTCATGGATTATCCACGAACTTTACGATTGTGACTACTTGTTTATAGAAGCCAACCATGATCCTAAATTGGTACATGAATCTTCGCGCTCTGATATCTACAAAAAACGTGTATTAAGCAAATTGGGTCATATTTCAAATCAAGAATGTGGCACCTTATTACAGAAAATTCTTACTCCTAAAATAAAGAAAATCTATCTTGCCCATCTATCTAGTGAATCGAATTCACCTGAACTCGCTGTATCTACAGTATGTTCTTTGATAGAAAACGTGACGTCCTTGATCCCTGTAATTGCGGAAAAACATAAAACATCTGATCCCATTTACTTCAATGGATCTTTAACAAACGTATGAAATTTACATCTTCTCTAAATGAAAACTATATACATTTCTTTAAATCATCACTGGAAAGAAAGCAGCCCTTACACTATGCAAAGGGCCTGTCAATTATTAAACTTTCAATTTCTTCCTTACCTTACCTTTAAAAGTTGGCAAGTAGAGGCACACGTACGTAAACTATGCCGTAAGGCTCAAAAAAAACATTCAATTTCTCCTCTTGCCAAATGGTTAGGGGAGCTACATAAACGTGATCTAATCACGCCACCCATGCCCCCTATTGCTATATGTTGGATTAATGCGTATATAGGTTATGGAGTCTTTGCTCGAGAAAGAATTCCTGCATGGACTTACATAGGCGAATACACAGGGATACTTCGCTATCGCCAAGCCATTTGGTTAGATGAAAATGATTACTGTTTTCGTTATCCTCTTTCTCCAGGGTTTTGGAAATACTTCACCATTGATAGTGGTTCCCAAGGGAACTTCACACGCTTTATTAATCATAGTGATCAACCTAATGTCGAGGCTATTGGTGTTTTTCAAGATGGATTATTTCATATCATTATACGCACCATGCAAACTATAGAAGCCGGTGAGGAACTTTGCTATCACTACGGCCCTCTATACTGGAAACATCGCAGAAAGCGTGCGGAATTTATTCCTGAAGAAGAATAGCTGATTTAACTTTGTTCATATGTTCCCATTAACTCCGCAGTTTCTAAAACATGTCCCTCCATGACCTCCAGCAACTGCTCTTTGGTCACGTTTTCTTCTTCTGGTAAAATTACATCAAGAGCGTAGAGATAGAAGAAATAGCGATGTTTTTTATCTGGAGGACAAGGGCCTTGATAGCCTACGCTCCCTGACGTATTCAATCCTTGAACAGCAAAAATATTCGCGCCTTCTGCAAGATTAGTTATGGACGGAGAAAGGTTGTATACAATCCAATGGATCCATAAACCATCTTTTCGGACATAACTTGGAACATCAGGATCTTCAACCAATAAGGCTAAACTTTTAGCCTCTGAAGGTACTTCACTAAATATTAGGGGAGGGGAAATATCTAATCCCTGGCACGTGTATTTTCGTGGAATCGGTTGTCCATAGGAAAATTCTGGTGAAAGTAACTGCATAGCATATCTCCAATAAGCATCGCATTTCTAGTTTTGCAAAATACCAATCTGAGGTTCTTCATTCAATATAAGAAGAGTAACTTTTTTATCTCCCATTACAACAATATGAATCTACATAGAAGGATTATACTCTTACCAGCAAGGGAAGATTTCTAATTTTCATGTGAGAAATACGCTACTAGACGTGTTAACAATCTTGAACTCAATTGTCTTATAAAAGAAATCATTAGCTTCTTTTTTAAAAAAGCACGTGATTTAGCTAGGACTAAGAAATTTGCATTACCATATCCAAAAGCTCGGGCCATTTCTCTCCTTGAACAACAGAAGAAACAATCTCTTTATCCAGATGGAGAGAAGAAGCGAAGTCGTTAATATCTTCATCACTGATAATTCCCTGTGCTACAGCTTGAGAAAATACCTCTTTTAGCTCGTTCAGAAACATGTTCCAGATCCAATCTCGGCTCTGCATTTTTTTCATACCTTCAATCAATGAGGAATTTTCAGCTACAAATTTTAACAAAGCTAGGGGATGCAATTCTTTAATACGATGCAACGCTGTCTTAAGCTCAGCTTGAGACATAGCTAAAGATATTGAGGATTTTTCAGCAGCAGCCGCTACGACAAAGGAAATATCTTTTTTATCCTGCTCTGTTACCTGATCTTCGTATTTCTTAAAATTCATCTGCACTTGAGACGTACTCTTTTTCTGACTACGTCGCGAAAATAATCTTCGCGAACGAGGAGTTTTGTTTTCACTACTGTGTAGTGTAACAGATTCTTGATTTATATCACGTGAGTTTTTTGAGGACTGCTTGGATCCATAAGGGTTCAAGCAGCAACCACTCAAGCTCACGAGAAATAATAAACCACTAAAACCATACTTATAGATAGACTTTTTCATTACTTTATTAAAAAATTAAAATTAAAACTAATTAATTATATCACAAACGATTAAAAAAATAAATATACGCTGATAATTATTAAGAAGCTTAATAAAGTAAGATTCTTCCTCTAAGGGGGAGGCGTCTTATAGAAATTTGAATGTTAAGAAATACTAAGAAATTGTACTGATCAAGTTCTTTATCGAATCTACAAGATTCTGAGTAGTTCTCTCCCCGAGAACTACTCAGAATATTTAACGCTGCACCGTCCCCATCTCAAGATCTTTCTCTAGCTTAAGAAGAGCAACCTGCTGATTCGTTTCTAATACATCCTTGATCAGAACAATTAGAGCGATACAATTCAAAATTACCATACCAATAAATCCT encodes:
- a CDS encoding YbhB/YbcL family Raf kinase inhibitor-like protein — its product is MQLLSPEFSYGQPIPRKYTCQGLDISPPLIFSEVPSEAKSLALLVEDPDVPSYVRKDGLWIHWIVYNLSPSITNLAEGANIFAVQGLNTSGSVGYQGPCPPDKKHRYFFYLYALDVILPEEENVTKEQLLEVMEGHVLETAELMGTYEQS
- a CDS encoding MBL fold metallo-hydrolase → MEGFFPLASSSKGNCTYLGTESCKILIDLGISKQMVTRGLLSINVHPEDIQAILISHEHSDHISGIKSFIKTYNTPIICNLETARSLCQILGIHPIFKIFSTGSKFSFYDLHIQTFNVPHDAIDPVGFVFHYHQEKLGFCTDLGWITSWIIHELYDCDYLFIEANHDPKLVHESSRSDIYKKRVLSKLGHISNQECGTLLQKILTPKIKKIYLAHLSSESNSPELAVSTVCSLIENVTSLIPVIAEKHKTSDPIYFNGSLTNV
- a CDS encoding SET domain-containing protein codes for the protein MKTIYISLNHHWKESSPYTMQRACQLLNFQFLPYLTFKSWQVEAHVRKLCRKAQKKHSISPLAKWLGELHKRDLITPPMPPIAICWINAYIGYGVFARERIPAWTYIGEYTGILRYRQAIWLDENDYCFRYPLSPGFWKYFTIDSGSQGNFTRFINHSDQPNVEAIGVFQDGLFHIIIRTMQTIEAGEELCYHYGPLYWKHRRKRAEFIPEEE
- a CDS encoding FtsK/SpoIIIE family DNA translocase — encoded protein: MAKEQQKSKYSLWPSISCTVKASIYLFLTCFSGLSLWSFHNNQPCTQNWIGLFGWLLSFFLLYCFGVASFLIPPYFLWLSFLHFKNTPTKILRRKALAFASIPICSAILLSMFSPARVLPLFLDSRLPKKVVLGMHFPISYLGGIPFYNLYAGQSLCLKHLIGSVGTGLIFSFILFFSIFYLCGGIVLIKKKILQKFLKNKLHACWRICKSILKRLINKQNYLPKPSLKVLSPTSTKMHLRSFPTPTVSLPMEENEQFAHRNAIDSGDPTTIFVTPHPQKRILPSVDKARVTSSESKIVVLPQHPHEKIIRPSPLPVLKKEKSELPQYHLLSKSDNIKPEALYEELQKKAVLLQQTLESFGIEAAIGNISFGPTLAAFEVQPNTGVKVQKIKALENDIALNLQASSIRIIAPIPGKAAVGIEIPNPYPQPVNFRDLLEDYQKCNRKLQIPLLLGKKANGENFLADLATMPHLIIAGTTGSGKSVCINTIVMSLIMTSLPSDIKLVIVDPKKVELTGYSQLPHMLTPVITEARDAHSALIWLVKEMELRYEILRFLGVRNIQAFNSRERNIEIEASYDKEIPEKMPFIVGIIDELADLLLSSSQDIETPIIRLAQMARAVGIHLILATQRPSRDVITGLIKANFPSRIAFKVANKVNSQIIIDEPGAENLMGNGDMLVVSPSSFGAMRLQGAYICDEDINKVVKDLCSRFLTKYVIPSFDTYETTVPTNSEERDPLYHQAKTLVLQTGNASTTFLQRKLKIGYARAASLIDQLEEERIIGPSEGAKPRQVLIQMPPQEG